In one Pseudomonas sp. SG20056 genomic region, the following are encoded:
- a CDS encoding gamma-carboxygeranoyl-CoA hydratase encodes MTDFTTVQLEKDPRGFATLWLNRADKNNAFNAEMIRELILALDAVMADKSLRFLLLRGRGKHFSAGADLAWMQHAATLDYTANLADSRELAELMYNLHQLKIPSLAVVQGAAFGGALGLISCCDMAIGAVDAQLCLSEVRIGLAPAVISPFVVQAIGERAARRFALTAERFSGQRAQELGLFAECYPAEQLDEAVNTWVDNLLLNSPQAMLASKDLLREVGSGVLNPALRRYTENAIARIRVSAEGQEGLRAFLDKRKPAWQEPTP; translated from the coding sequence ATGACCGACTTCACCACCGTACAACTTGAGAAAGACCCACGCGGTTTTGCCACGCTCTGGCTTAACCGCGCGGACAAGAACAACGCCTTTAACGCCGAGATGATCCGCGAGCTGATTCTCGCCCTCGACGCGGTGATGGCCGACAAAAGCCTGCGTTTTCTGCTGCTGCGCGGCCGTGGCAAGCACTTTTCCGCCGGCGCGGATTTGGCCTGGATGCAACACGCGGCGACCCTGGACTACACCGCCAACCTGGCCGATTCACGCGAGCTGGCCGAACTGATGTACAACCTGCATCAGTTGAAGATCCCAAGCTTGGCCGTGGTGCAAGGCGCGGCTTTTGGTGGGGCACTCGGCTTGATCAGTTGCTGCGACATGGCCATCGGCGCCGTTGATGCCCAGCTGTGCCTGTCCGAAGTACGCATCGGTCTGGCACCAGCGGTGATCAGCCCCTTTGTCGTGCAGGCGATTGGCGAGCGCGCCGCGCGGCGCTTCGCCCTGACGGCTGAGCGCTTTAGCGGCCAGCGCGCCCAGGAGCTGGGGCTGTTTGCAGAATGCTACCCGGCAGAGCAGCTCGATGAGGCAGTAAACACCTGGGTCGATAACCTGCTGCTCAACAGCCCGCAGGCCATGCTCGCCAGCAAGGATCTGCTGCGCGAAGTCGGCAGCGGCGTACTGAACCCGGCGCTGCGTCGCTATACCGAGAACGCCATCGCCCGTATCCGCGTCAGCGCCGAAGGTCAGGAAGGCTTGCGCGCCTTTCTGGATAAACGCAAACCCGCCTGGCAGGAGCCAACCCCATGA